A genome region from Bradyrhizobium sp. WSM1417 includes the following:
- a CDS encoding polyhydroxyalkanoate depolymerase, with the protein MMSMYYQAFQNHMDLTAPWRSGASSALKFLNLVPQGLSDQVVGRLSAALELISRSTLTYHRPAYGIDSVMVGNREVAVTEEIAYATPFGSLLRFKKEGVGEQPRMLLVAPMSGHFATLLRGTVKTLLQDHDVYITDWHNPRDIPRSEGRFGLDDYTEHLIDFLGQLGPRPHMVAICQPSVSALAAAAIMCEGNHPSRPATLTLMAGPIDTRILPTRVNEFAKSRPIDWFEQNLINYVPMQCRGALRKVYPGFVQLTAFVSMNLERHIKQHIDLADHIAKGEKEKAASIKTFYDEYFAVMDLPAEFYIETVRDVFQEHLLPQGKLMHRGRPVDTKAVSRMGLMTVEGEKDDICSIGQTLAAQDLCTGVRAYRRVHHMQAGVGHYGVFSGKRWNNEIYPLLRDFVHVNS; encoded by the coding sequence ATGATGTCGATGTATTATCAGGCCTTTCAGAACCATATGGACCTGACGGCGCCGTGGCGATCGGGGGCCTCCTCCGCGCTCAAATTCCTCAATCTGGTGCCTCAGGGCTTGTCGGATCAGGTCGTCGGCCGGCTGTCGGCCGCACTGGAGCTGATCTCCCGCTCCACCCTCACCTACCACCGCCCCGCCTACGGCATCGACAGCGTCATGGTCGGCAATCGCGAGGTCGCCGTGACCGAGGAGATCGCTTACGCGACTCCGTTCGGCTCGCTGCTGCGCTTCAAGAAGGAGGGCGTGGGCGAGCAGCCGCGCATGCTGCTGGTGGCGCCGATGTCCGGCCATTTCGCGACGCTGCTGCGCGGCACCGTGAAGACGCTGCTGCAGGATCACGACGTCTACATCACCGACTGGCACAATCCGCGCGACATTCCCCGCAGCGAGGGTCGTTTCGGGCTCGACGACTACACAGAGCATCTCATCGACTTCCTCGGCCAATTGGGCCCGCGTCCGCATATGGTCGCGATCTGCCAGCCCTCGGTTTCCGCGCTCGCGGCCGCCGCAATCATGTGCGAGGGCAACCATCCTTCGCGGCCGGCGACGTTGACGCTGATGGCCGGCCCGATCGACACGCGCATCCTGCCGACCAGGGTCAACGAATTCGCCAAGAGCAGGCCGATCGACTGGTTCGAGCAGAACCTGATCAACTACGTGCCGATGCAGTGCCGCGGTGCCTTGCGGAAAGTCTATCCCGGCTTCGTGCAGCTCACCGCCTTCGTCTCGATGAATCTCGAGCGCCACATCAAGCAGCATATCGATCTCGCCGATCACATCGCCAAGGGCGAGAAGGAGAAGGCGGCCAGCATCAAGACCTTCTACGACGAATATTTCGCCGTGATGGACCTGCCCGCGGAATTCTACATCGAGACCGTGCGCGACGTGTTCCAGGAGCATCTTCTGCCCCAAGGCAAGCTGATGCATCGGGGACGTCCGGTGGACACCAAGGCCGTCAGCCGCATGGGGCTGATGACGGTCGAGGGCGAGAAGGACGACATCTGCTCGATCGGCCAAACGCTGGCCGCGCAAGACCTCTGCACCGGCGTGCGCGCCTATCGCCGCGTCCACCACATGCAGGCCGGCGTCGGCCATTACGGCGTTTTCTCGGGCAAGCGCTGGAACAACGAGATCTACCCGCTGCTGCGGGATTTCGTGCACGTGAACTCCTGA
- a CDS encoding AraC family transcriptional regulator — MTQAGVYGQRLGQGLRSKQAPVLITRSLHSAELAVTEVRNDDPTPDISGSLAAEDAYLLSLKLRDYPDCECWEEGRCVTKADVRAGATYLYDLKRDPRYVIDKPFHSLFFYLPRSALNGVARQPGGPRVGELSYEPGVGHDDEVVRHVGASLRQGLCRPDETNQLFVDHMMLALTAHVAQTYGGLKPAAEPSRGGLAPWQVKRACDRLDSDLSGKIALQLIATELGLSVSHFSRAFRISTGLPPHQWLLQQRVKAAKQLMSVRDLPLSEIAISAGFANQSHFTRVFSSIVGVSPGAWRRETDGGRNKT, encoded by the coding sequence ATGACACAAGCAGGCGTCTACGGACAGAGGCTCGGGCAGGGCCTTCGCTCGAAGCAGGCACCGGTCCTGATCACGCGTTCGCTGCACAGCGCCGAGCTCGCGGTCACCGAAGTCCGCAACGACGATCCGACACCGGATATTTCCGGCTCGCTGGCTGCGGAAGATGCCTATCTGCTCAGCCTGAAACTCCGCGACTATCCGGATTGCGAATGCTGGGAGGAGGGCCGCTGTGTCACCAAGGCGGATGTTCGCGCAGGTGCGACCTATCTGTATGACCTCAAGCGCGACCCGCGCTATGTGATCGACAAGCCGTTTCACTCGCTCTTCTTCTATTTGCCGCGCTCGGCGCTCAACGGTGTTGCCAGGCAACCGGGCGGGCCGCGCGTTGGCGAGCTCAGCTACGAGCCCGGTGTCGGTCATGACGACGAGGTCGTTCGACATGTCGGTGCCTCGTTGCGGCAAGGACTGTGTCGGCCTGACGAGACCAACCAGCTTTTCGTCGATCACATGATGCTTGCGCTCACCGCCCATGTCGCCCAGACCTATGGTGGGCTGAAGCCAGCCGCAGAACCGAGCCGCGGCGGTCTCGCGCCATGGCAGGTGAAACGTGCGTGTGACCGGCTCGATTCCGATCTCTCGGGCAAGATCGCGCTGCAGCTGATCGCGACCGAGCTTGGCCTGTCAGTCAGCCACTTCTCACGCGCGTTCCGGATCTCCACCGGCCTGCCGCCGCATCAATGGCTGCTCCAGCAGCGCGTGAAGGCGGCCAAGCAACTGATGTCGGTCCGCGACCTGCCGTTGTCCGAGATTGCCATCTCGGCCGGATTTGCCAATCAGAGCCATTTCACGCGGGTGTTCTCGTCCATCGTCGGCGTCAGTCCGGGCGCATGGCGCCGCGAAACGGATGGCGGACGGAACAAGACTTGA
- a CDS encoding mandelate racemase/muconate lactonizing enzyme family protein produces the protein MKITDVRAHHIRIPYDAGVASFRQGASAITALDMVVVEVSTDAGLTGWGDAFAYVCPRTTRSAVEEMIAPQARGLEVPDAAGIPAVMEQIQRNLHLFGRYGVTMFAISGLDIALWDLAAKIKSVPLHRLLGGTRRPAIPAYASLLRIGSPDNIAAECKKALALGYGAIKLHETTAPAVFAARAAIGPGIPLMVDMNCPLSGEEAIAFARACRDAQPMFLEEPVWPPEDFAALAEVRSKGGLGVAAGENACTEYQFRQMMEAGAVSHAQPSVIKVGGITEFLKVAALADRLGVKIVPHSPYFGPGLLATLHLLAGRDDGLVEMFYLKREACLWGGRADVDATGHVAVPTGPGLGYEPDRSVMERYRVA, from the coding sequence ATGAAGATCACCGATGTGCGGGCGCACCATATCCGCATCCCCTATGACGCCGGTGTCGCGAGCTTCCGTCAGGGCGCCTCCGCCATCACGGCCCTCGATATGGTGGTGGTCGAGGTCAGCACCGACGCCGGGCTGACCGGCTGGGGCGATGCCTTCGCCTATGTCTGCCCCCGCACCACGCGCAGTGCCGTCGAGGAAATGATCGCACCGCAGGCCCGCGGACTCGAGGTTCCCGATGCCGCCGGTATTCCCGCGGTGATGGAGCAGATCCAGCGCAATCTGCATCTGTTCGGGCGTTACGGCGTCACCATGTTCGCAATCTCCGGGCTCGATATCGCGCTGTGGGACCTCGCCGCCAAGATCAAGAGCGTGCCGCTGCACCGCCTGCTCGGCGGCACCCGGCGCCCGGCCATTCCGGCCTATGCAAGCCTGTTGCGGATCGGCTCGCCCGACAACATCGCCGCCGAATGCAAGAAGGCGCTGGCGCTCGGCTACGGCGCCATCAAGCTGCACGAGACCACGGCGCCGGCGGTGTTTGCCGCGCGCGCGGCGATCGGGCCCGGCATTCCGCTGATGGTCGACATGAACTGCCCGCTGTCGGGCGAAGAGGCGATCGCGTTCGCCAGGGCATGCCGGGACGCGCAGCCGATGTTCCTGGAGGAGCCGGTCTGGCCGCCGGAGGATTTTGCGGCACTTGCCGAGGTCCGCAGCAAGGGCGGGCTCGGCGTCGCCGCCGGCGAGAACGCCTGCACGGAATATCAATTCCGCCAGATGATGGAGGCTGGCGCGGTCAGCCACGCCCAGCCGTCGGTGATCAAGGTCGGCGGCATCACGGAATTTCTGAAGGTTGCGGCGCTCGCAGATCGGCTCGGCGTCAAGATCGTTCCGCACTCCCCATATTTCGGCCCCGGGCTGCTGGCGACCTTGCATCTGCTGGCGGGGCGCGATGACGGGTTGGTCGAGATGTTTTACCTGAAGCGCGAAGCCTGCCTGTGGGGCGGCCGCGCCGACGTCGATGCCACCGGCCATGTCGCGGTGCCGACCGGACCTGGGCTTGGCTACGAGCCCGACCGCAGCGTGATGGAGCGATATCGCGTCGCCTGA
- a CDS encoding GNAT family N-acetyltransferase codes for MPWPDPITLRGQHAGLEPLSHQHRKGLIEAVKDGELSTIWYTAIPTPDNMGKEIDRRLGLQAAGSMLPFTVFDGSGKIVGMTTYMNIDAANRRVEIGSTWYGKSAQRGPLNTQCKLLLLTHAFETLDCIAVEFRTHFFNHQSRRAIERLGARQDGILRSHQVAPNGTLRDTVVYSITAAEWPTVRTHLNYQLNDKPR; via the coding sequence ATGCCCTGGCCCGATCCCATCACCCTGCGTGGACAGCATGCCGGTCTGGAGCCGCTGTCGCATCAGCACCGAAAGGGGCTGATCGAGGCCGTGAAGGATGGCGAGCTCTCCACCATCTGGTACACCGCGATCCCGACGCCGGACAACATGGGCAAGGAAATCGACCGCCGGCTCGGTCTTCAGGCCGCCGGCTCGATGCTCCCCTTCACCGTGTTCGATGGCAGCGGCAAGATCGTGGGCATGACGACCTACATGAACATCGATGCCGCCAACCGCCGCGTCGAGATCGGCTCGACCTGGTATGGCAAGAGCGCGCAGCGCGGCCCGCTCAACACGCAGTGCAAGCTGCTGCTGCTCACCCATGCCTTCGAGACCCTGGACTGCATCGCGGTGGAATTCCGCACGCATTTCTTCAATCACCAGAGCCGCCGCGCCATCGAGCGCCTGGGCGCCAGGCAGGACGGCATCCTGCGCAGCCACCAGGTCGCGCCGAACGGCACCCTGCGCGACACCGTGGTCTACAGCATCACCGCGGCCGAATGGCCGACCGTGCGAACGCATTTGAAT
- a CDS encoding SMP-30/gluconolactonase/LRE family protein produces the protein MSKVRVLATDLEFPEGPVVMPDGSVVLVEIRGQRLTRIHPDGRKEIVAKIPGGPNGAALGPDGKIYICNNGGFSWIPTRNMIMPGPQPDDYLGGSIQRVDLQTGKIETVVTKCGEHDLRGPNDLVFDKQGGLWFSDLGKRRAREMDVGGMYYLKPGMKEIVEVVHGVLPANGIGLSPDEATVYIAETPTGRLWAYELSAPGTLKPRDVIYRGERGKPICGLGGYQMFDSLAVEANGNVCVATLVTGCISVIAPDGTLVEQVPTGDRVTTNIAFGGPELKTAYITLSGKGELIAMDWPRGGLPLNFLNK, from the coding sequence ATGTCCAAGGTCCGCGTTCTCGCCACCGACCTCGAATTTCCCGAAGGGCCGGTCGTGATGCCGGACGGCTCGGTGGTGCTGGTGGAAATCCGCGGCCAGCGCCTGACCCGAATTCATCCCGACGGCCGCAAGGAGATCGTCGCGAAGATTCCGGGCGGCCCGAACGGCGCAGCCCTCGGCCCCGACGGCAAGATTTACATCTGCAACAATGGCGGCTTCTCCTGGATCCCGACCCGCAACATGATCATGCCGGGTCCGCAGCCCGACGATTATCTCGGCGGCTCGATCCAGCGCGTCGATCTCCAAACGGGCAAGATCGAGACCGTCGTGACGAAATGCGGCGAGCACGATCTGCGCGGGCCGAACGATCTGGTGTTCGACAAGCAGGGCGGCCTCTGGTTCTCCGATCTCGGCAAGCGCCGCGCGCGCGAGATGGACGTCGGCGGCATGTATTATCTCAAGCCCGGCATGAAAGAGATCGTCGAGGTCGTCCATGGCGTGTTGCCGGCAAACGGCATCGGCCTGTCGCCGGACGAGGCCACCGTCTACATCGCGGAGACGCCCACCGGCCGGCTCTGGGCCTACGAACTCTCCGCGCCCGGCACGCTCAAGCCCCGCGATGTGATCTATCGCGGCGAGCGGGGAAAGCCGATCTGCGGCCTCGGCGGCTACCAGATGTTCGACTCGCTGGCGGTCGAAGCCAACGGCAATGTCTGCGTCGCCACCCTCGTCACCGGCTGCATTTCGGTGATCGCGCCTGATGGCACTCTGGTCGAGCAGGTCCCGACCGGCGACCGCGTCACCACCAACATCGCCTTCGGCGGCCCCGAGCTGAAGACCGCCTACATCACGCTCTCAGGCAAGGGCGAACTGATCGCCATGGACTGGCCGCGTGGCGGTTTGCCGCTCAATTTCCTAAACAAGTAA
- a CDS encoding catalase family peroxidase, producing MSELPPPAATPAAIVDALKTVAGNPPKVRASFAKGRCVRGTYAPSDRAEEITRSLSFTRPSRVLARFSVGGGNPGVTDTDNLVLRGFSFRLGDDAHRSDILTETAPVHFARTLDQMLAFLEARIPGADGKPDIEKVRAFSADNPETLNQANYLAARRLPGSFAGTTYWGVHAFPATNAKDETRFIKFKVAPVGGDVTLSEDEARTKSADFLHDDLARGIAAGDVRFNVMALLDRPGDPTMDVTLRWPDEDNREQVRLGTIVITSLEANEACDGSIFNPVNLADGIGHPPDEIFAARRTAYTISLAKRQ from the coding sequence ATGTCCGAATTGCCACCCCCTGCCGCCACGCCGGCCGCGATCGTCGACGCGCTCAAAACGGTCGCAGGCAATCCGCCGAAGGTGCGCGCGAGCTTCGCCAAGGGTCGATGTGTGCGCGGGACCTATGCCCCGTCCGACCGCGCGGAAGAGATTACGCGATCGCTGAGCTTCACAAGACCGTCGCGCGTGCTGGCGCGCTTCTCCGTCGGCGGCGGCAATCCCGGGGTGACCGACACCGACAACCTCGTGCTGCGCGGCTTCAGCTTCAGGCTTGGCGACGACGCCCATCGCTCGGACATCCTGACGGAAACCGCTCCGGTGCATTTTGCACGGACGCTCGACCAGATGCTCGCCTTCCTGGAGGCGCGCATTCCGGGCGCAGACGGCAAGCCTGACATCGAGAAGGTCCGGGCCTTTTCCGCGGACAATCCTGAAACACTGAACCAGGCGAACTACCTCGCGGCACGCCGGCTGCCCGGCAGCTTTGCCGGCACGACCTATTGGGGCGTGCACGCCTTTCCCGCGACGAACGCGAAGGACGAGACCCGCTTCATCAAGTTCAAGGTCGCGCCTGTCGGCGGCGACGTCACCTTGAGCGAGGACGAAGCCAGGACGAAATCGGCCGATTTCCTGCATGACGATCTCGCGCGGGGAATCGCAGCCGGCGATGTCCGCTTCAACGTGATGGCCTTGCTCGACCGTCCCGGCGATCCCACCATGGACGTGACCCTGCGATGGCCGGACGAGGACAACCGTGAGCAGGTGCGGCTGGGGACGATCGTCATCACCAGCCTCGAGGCCAACGAGGCCTGCGACGGCTCCATCTTCAACCCGGTCAATCTTGCCGACGGCATCGGCCATCCGCCGGACGAGATCTTTGCGGCGCGCCGCACGGCCTACACGATCTCGCTGGCGAAGCGTCAGTAA
- a CDS encoding AraC family transcriptional regulator: MNPAQRALWYVESHLAEPTTLDEIAAISGVSRFHIVRAFAAATGLPVMRYVRARRLTEAARSLANGAPDILSLALEADYGSHEAFTRAFRDQFGTTPEAVRAAQCTGHLKLQEPILMDSTIADKLAAPRFETTKAFLVAGINERISCDNGAVIPGLWQRFHQEVADIPARVGSVAYGVCCNGDDAGNFDYIAGVEVSDFSELPRRFGRIRIPEQRYAVFTHADHVASIRRTVNAIWNQWLPASGLKAADAPNFERYDEKFDPATGNGGLEIWIPVRD, translated from the coding sequence ATGAACCCAGCCCAGCGCGCGCTCTGGTATGTCGAGAGCCATCTGGCCGAGCCGACGACGCTCGACGAGATCGCTGCGATATCGGGCGTGTCGCGGTTCCACATCGTGCGCGCGTTTGCGGCCGCCACCGGCCTGCCGGTGATGCGGTACGTGCGCGCGCGGCGGCTGACCGAAGCGGCGCGCAGTCTTGCGAACGGCGCACCGGACATCCTGTCGCTGGCGCTGGAGGCGGATTACGGCTCGCACGAAGCATTCACCCGCGCGTTCCGCGACCAGTTCGGCACCACGCCCGAAGCGGTCCGTGCCGCGCAATGCACCGGTCATCTCAAGCTTCAGGAGCCGATCCTCATGGACTCAACCATCGCAGACAAGCTCGCCGCCCCGCGCTTCGAAACCACAAAGGCCTTCCTCGTCGCAGGCATCAACGAGCGCATCTCCTGCGACAACGGCGCGGTCATTCCCGGACTGTGGCAGCGCTTCCACCAGGAGGTCGCCGACATTCCCGCGCGCGTTGGATCCGTCGCCTATGGCGTCTGCTGCAACGGCGACGATGCCGGCAATTTCGACTACATCGCCGGCGTCGAGGTCTCCGATTTCTCCGAGCTGCCGCGCCGCTTCGGCCGTATCCGAATCCCCGAGCAGCGCTATGCGGTGTTCACCCACGCCGACCACGTCGCCTCGATCAGGCGCACCGTCAACGCGATCTGGAATCAGTGGCTGCCGGCCTCCGGCCTGAAGGCTGCCGATGCGCCGAACTTCGAACGCTACGACGAGAAATTCGATCCCGCCACCGGCAATGGCGGCCTGGAGATTTGGATACCCGTGCGAGATTAG
- a CDS encoding glutathione S-transferase family protein: MAKATLTISSKNYSSWSLRGWLLTKFSGLDFEEIVTAPDDASARAEILLLSSSILVPCLRHDGAVVWDTLAIAEYLNEAMPNAGLLPADRVQRAHCRSICGEIHSGFTTLRASLPVNLKGHFPGFKIWSRAQADIDRVWAIWRDCLDKSGGPFLFGETRTMADAMYAPVVTRFVTYNVKLEPQLQAYAETIMAMPEMKEWIAAAKNEPAEIEELEVEY; this comes from the coding sequence ATGGCGAAGGCGACACTGACCATCAGCAGCAAGAACTATTCGTCCTGGTCGCTGCGTGGCTGGCTGCTGACGAAATTTTCCGGGCTCGATTTCGAGGAGATCGTCACCGCGCCGGACGACGCGTCGGCGCGCGCCGAAATCCTGCTGTTGTCATCCTCGATCCTGGTGCCGTGCCTGCGGCACGACGGCGCGGTCGTCTGGGATACGCTAGCGATCGCCGAATATCTCAACGAGGCGATGCCGAATGCCGGGCTGTTGCCCGCGGATCGTGTCCAGCGCGCGCATTGCCGCTCGATCTGCGGCGAAATCCATTCAGGCTTCACCACCTTGCGCGCCTCGCTGCCGGTCAACCTGAAGGGGCACTTTCCCGGCTTCAAGATCTGGTCGCGCGCGCAGGCTGACATCGATCGCGTCTGGGCGATCTGGCGCGACTGCTTGGACAAATCGGGCGGGCCCTTCCTGTTCGGCGAGACCCGCACCATGGCTGATGCGATGTACGCCCCGGTGGTGACGCGCTTCGTGACCTATAACGTCAAGCTCGAGCCGCAGCTGCAGGCCTATGCCGAAACCATCATGGCCATGCCGGAGATGAAGGAATGGATCGCGGCGGCAAAGAATGAGCCGGCTGAGATCGAGGAGCTCGAGGTCGAATATTAG